The Panicum virgatum strain AP13 chromosome 5K, P.virgatum_v5, whole genome shotgun sequence genome has a window encoding:
- the LOC120708398 gene encoding tubulin beta-4 chain: MREILHIQGGQCGNQIGAKFWEVVCDEHGIDPTGRYTGNSDLQLERVNVYYNEASCGRFVPRAVLMDLEPGTMDSVRTGPYGQIFRPDNFVFGQSGAGNNWAKGHYTEGAELIDSVLDVVRKEAENCDCLQGFQVCHSLGGGTGSGMGTLLISKVREEYPDRMMLTFSVFPSPKVSDTVVEPYNATLSVHQLVENADECMVLDNEALYDICFRTLKLTTPSFGDLNHLISATMSGVTCCLRFPGQLNSDLRKLAVNLIPFPRLHFFMVGFAPLTSRGSQQYRALTVPELTQQMWDAKNMMCAADPRHGRYLTASAMFRGKMSTKEVDEQMINVQNKNSSYFVEWIPNNVKSSVCDIPPRGLSMASTFIGNSTSIQEMFRRVSEQFTAMFRRKAFLHWYTGEGMDEMEFTEAESNMNDLVSEYQQYQDATADEEGEYDEEEEMHPEDM; encoded by the exons ATGAGAGAGATCTTGCACATCCAGGGTGGGCAATGTGGCAACCAGATTGGTGCCAAGTTCTGGGAAGTGGTGTGCGATGAGCACGGCATTGACCCTACCGGGCGGTACACTGGCAACTCTGACCTGCAGTTGGAGCGTGTCAATGTATACTACAATGAGGCCTCCTGTGGCCGCTTTGTGCCCCGTGCTGTTCTCATGGACCTTGAGCCTGGGACAATGGACAGTGTCCGCACTGGACCCTATGGGCAGATCTTCCGCCCTGACAACTTTGTGTTTGGGCAATCTGGAGCTGGTAACAACTGGGCTAAGGGCCATTACACTGAAGGTGCTGAGCTCATCGACTCTGTTCTGGATGTTGTGAGGAAGGAAGCTGAGAACTGTGACTGCTTGCAAG GATTCCAAGTATGCCACTCTCTTGGTGGTGGTACTGGATCTGGTATGGGTACACTGTTGATCTCAAAGGTCAGGGAGGAGTACCCTGACCGCATGATGCTGACGTTCTCAGTTTTCCCCTCACCGAAAGTATCTGATACCGTGGTTGAGCCATACAATGCCACTCTTTCAGTCCACCAGTTGGTTGAGAATGCCGACGAGTGCATGGTTCTTGACAATGAGGCCCTCTATGACATTTGCTTCAGGACTCTCAAGCTGACCACACCTAGCT TTGGGGATTTGAACCATTTGATCTCTGCCACCATGAGTGGGGTCACCTGCTGCCTTAGGTTCCCTGGTCAGCTTAATTCCGATCTCCGGAAGCTGGCAGTGAACCTGATCCCCTTCCCCCGTCTCCACTTCTTCATGGTCGGCTTCGCCCCACTGACATCCCGTGGCTCCCAGCAGTACCGTGCCCTCACAGTCCCCGAGCTCACACAGCAGATGTGGGATGCCAAGAACATGATGTGTGCCGCCGACCCTCGCCATGGGCGTTACCTCACTGCCTCAGCCATGTTCCGTGGGAAGATGAGCACCAAGGAGGTTGATGAGCAGATGATCAATGTCCAGAACAAGAACTCATCCTACTTCGTGGAGTGGATCCCCAACAACGTGAAGTCCAGCGTGTGTGACATCCCGCCGAGGGGCCTGTCCATGGCGTCCACCTTCATCGGCAACTCGACCTCCATCCAGGAGATGTTCCGGAGGGTGAGCGAGCAGTTCACGGCCATGTTCAGGAGGAAGGCTTTCTTGCACTGGTACACAGGCGAGGGCATGGACGAGATGGAGTTCACTGAGGCTGAGAGCAACATGAACGACCTGGTGTCGGAGTACCAGCAGTACCAGGACGCGACTGCAGACGAGGAGGGTGAGtatgacgaggaggaggagatgcaCCCCGAGGACATGTGA